The following proteins are encoded in a genomic region of Hippocampus zosterae strain Florida chromosome 2, ASM2543408v3, whole genome shotgun sequence:
- the znf512b gene encoding zinc finger protein 512B isoform X2: MENPSSTRLGKLSTPGLPRGRSSKHGHPQEPVRTVPCPENNIKHTSVCDEAAEGKRKGHPKADEQELRSIPAHLIVQWKEEFKRRSRVKCPCSGCWLEFPSIYGVKYHYQRCQGTTVAEKKSHGCPYCDAAFATKVRLQKHMLWNHPDRVSLESKDEQLDKLQKPPVKFNTLKRPLDNNTPSPVFFKVKKNFEVSSPSHNGELTHQRSERKQHSQPSVQSHQSQSAQPQFEQSQSQSTSSDAGCSESECGSLPPSYPDKDPERMKHRRKQKTPKKFTGEQPSISGTFGLKGMTKVEEKLKASRAKRPDGNGFSELPHRRPTSNQHFAKHAASTSSDTVPDIQWQKAISERGEVVCPTCSIVTRKTLHGLKKHMEICQKLQEALRCHQCHKQFKSKAGLNYHTMAEHNSKSSWSEGQLDDEYEERERLRRILKQMGRIKCPSEGCSAHFSSLMGYQYHQKRCGREFSDVEQPMFLCQHCGKTYRSRAVRDNHVRTEHSVIITSTMTAPNKDNRNDTNSNAGKERVTFERFSGGKREQSQPEWHIRTQLAREKDKVNDKDSQVKSRVKENSAQSESLPEDFERTPSGRVRRRSAQVAVFHLQEIAEDELAKDWGTKRRIKDDLVPDSKRLNYTRPGLPSFSRELLDSWKTQVKENGFICCTNENCEAVYSSVSGLKAHLANCSQGGGELAKYTCLICEKAFNSESGVKYHISKTHSQNWFRASDGEGISNNRNKALDDGIREEVRNGATTGKKRGRKPKERPQVVAPLQTQIEAPNLDQNSAMDSTQSSDSTQSPTHSPDFTDMTDPDPNRQFSGCSARQGKPKKLSLSE, encoded by the exons CGTCTGTGTGTGATGAGGCAGCAGAGGGCAAGAGGAAAGGTCATCCTAAAGCAGATGAGCAGGAACTGAGAAGCATCCCT GCCCACTTGATCGTCCAATGGAAGGAAGAGTTTAAGCGTCGCTCCAGAGTTAAATGTCCGTGTTCAGGGTGCTGGTTAGAGTTTCCCAGCATATATGGTGTAAAGTACCACTATCAGCGATGCCAGGGG acCACAGTAGCTGAGAAGAAGAGTCACGGCTGTCCGTATTGTGATGCAGCGTTTGCAACAAAGGTACGCCTACAGAAGCACATGCTTTGGAACCACCCAGACAGGGTTAGTTTAGAGTCAAAGGATGAGCAACTTGATAAGCTTCAGAAACCCCCTGTCAAGTTCAACACCCTAAAAAG GCCCCTGGATAACAACACTCCATCCCCAGTGttcttcaaagtgaaaaaaaacttcGAGGTGTCTAGCCCCTCTCACAATGGAGAGCTGACCCACCAGAGGAGTGAGAGGAAACAGCACAGCCAACCGTCAGTGCAGAGTCACCAGTCCCAGTCAGCCCAGCCTCAGTTTGAGCAATCGCAGTCACAAAGCACATCCTCTGATGCAGGGTGTAGTGAAAGCGAATGTGGCAGCCTACCGCCGTCTTACCCTGATAAAGACCCAGAACGAATGAAACACA GACGGAAGCAGAAAACACCGAAGAAGTTCACTGGAGAGCAGCCTTCGATCTCCGGAACATTTGGATTGAAAG GTATGACAAAAGTGGAGGAGAAGCTCAAGGCAAGCCGCGCGAAGAGGCCGGACGGGAATGGATTTAGCGAGTTGCCTCACAGAAGACCAACTTCGAATCAACACTTCGCTAAACACGCAGCCAGCACCAGTTCAG ATACAGTTCCTGACATTCAGTGGCAGAAGGCAATTTCAGAGCGAGGTGAAGTGGTGTGCCCCACCTGTTCCATCGTCACTCGGAAAACACTCCACGGCCTGAAGAAACACATGGAGATTTGCCAGAAG CTCCAAGAGGCCCTCCGATGCCACCAGTGCCACAAACAGTTCAAATCCAAGGCAGGACTCAACTACCACACCATGGCAGAACACAACTCCAAG tcCTCATGGAGTGAAGGTCAGTTGGATGACGAGTATGAGGAGAGAGAACGACTACGCCGAATTCTCAAACAGATGGGTCGAATCAAATGTCCGAGTGAG GGCTGTTCAGCTCACTTCTCCAGTCTAATGGGCTACCAGTACCACCAGAAGCGTTGTGGACGTGAGTTCTCTGATGTTGAGCAACCCATGTTTTTGTGCCAGCACTGTGGAAAAACATATCGCTCCAGGGCTGTCAGGGACAACCACGTACGCACTGAGCACTCCGTAATCATCACCTCTACTATGACAGCCCCCAACAAAGACAATCGGAACGACACCAACAGCAATGCTGGCAAAGAGAGA GTCACCTTCGAGAGGTTTTCAGGAGGGAAGAGAGAGCAAAGCCAGCCCGAATGGCATATTAGAACACAGTTGGCCCGAGAGAAGGACAAGGTTAACGACAAAGACAGTCAAGTGAAGAGCAGAGTTAAGGAAAATTCAGCACAGAGTGAAAGCCTTCCAGAAGATTTTGAACGGACACCCAGTGGCAGAGTGAGGCGCCGCTCAGCTCAGGTGGCAGTGTTCCACCTTCAGGAGATAGCAGAAGATGAGCTCGCCAAAGACTGGGGCACCAAGCGTCGTATCAAGGATGACCTGGTGCCTGATAGCAAGAGG TTGAACTACACTCGCCCAGGCCTTCCCAGCTTCAGCAGGGAGCTTCTTGACAGCTGGAAGACTCAAGTCAAGGAAAATGGCTTCATCTGCTGCACCAACGAA aACTGCGAGGCTGTCTATTCCAGTGTGTCTGGACTAAAAGCTCACCTTGCTAACTGTAGCCAG GGAGGTGGAGAACTGGCAAAGTACACGTGTCTGATCTGTGAGAAGGCGTTTAATTCGGAGAGTGGCGTCAAGTACCACATAAGCAAGACACACTCACAG AATTGGTTCCGTGCGTCGGACGGTGAAGGGATTTCCAACAACAGGAATAAAGCACTGGACGACGGCATTAGGGAAGAGGTGAGGAACGGTGCCACAACTGGTAAAAAGAGGGGTCGCAAACCCAAAGAGCGTCCCCAGGTGGTTGCGCCTCTCCAAACCCAAATTGAAGCACCAAACCTCGATCAAAACTCGGCAATGGACTCGACCCAGTCCTCTGACTCAACGCAGTCCCCCACACATAGCCCTGACTTTA
- the znf512b gene encoding zinc finger protein 512B isoform X4 produces the protein MENPSSTRLGKLSTPGLPRGRSSKHGHPQEPVRTVPCPENNIKHTSVCDEAAEGKRKGHPKADEQELRSIPAHLIVQWKEEFKRRSRVKCPCSGCWLEFPSIYGVKYHYQRCQGTTVAEKKSHGCPYCDAAFATKVRLQKHMLWNHPDRVSLESKDEQLDKLQKPPVKFNTLKRPLDNNTPSPVFFKVKKNFEVSSPSHNGELTHQRSERKQHSQPSVQSHQSQSAQPQFEQSQSQSTSSDAGCSESECGSLPPSYPDKDPERMKHKQGRKQKTPKKFTGEQPSISGTFGLKGMTKVEEKLKASRAKRPDGNGFSELPHRRPTSNQHFAKHAASTSSDTVPDIQWQKAISERGEVVCPTCSIVTRKTLHGLKKHMEICQKLQEALRCHQCHKQFKSKAGLNYHTMAEHNSKSSWSEGQLDDEYEERERLRRILKQMGRIKCPSEHCGKTYRSRAVRDNHVRTEHSVIITSTMTAPNKDNRNDTNSNAGKERVTFERFSGGKREQSQPEWHIRTQLAREKDKVNDKDSQVKSRVKENSAQSESLPEDFERTPSGRVRRRSAQVAVFHLQEIAEDELAKDWGTKRRIKDDLVPDSKRLNYTRPGLPSFSRELLDSWKTQVKENGFICCTNENCEAVYSSVSGLKAHLANCSQGGGELAKYTCLICEKAFNSESGVKYHISKTHSQNWFRASDGEGISNNRNKALDDGIREEVRNGATTGKKRGRKPKERPQVVAPLQTQIEAPNLDQNSAMDSTQSSDSTQSPTHSPDFTDMTDPDPNRQFSGCSARQGKPKKLSLSE, from the exons CGTCTGTGTGTGATGAGGCAGCAGAGGGCAAGAGGAAAGGTCATCCTAAAGCAGATGAGCAGGAACTGAGAAGCATCCCT GCCCACTTGATCGTCCAATGGAAGGAAGAGTTTAAGCGTCGCTCCAGAGTTAAATGTCCGTGTTCAGGGTGCTGGTTAGAGTTTCCCAGCATATATGGTGTAAAGTACCACTATCAGCGATGCCAGGGG acCACAGTAGCTGAGAAGAAGAGTCACGGCTGTCCGTATTGTGATGCAGCGTTTGCAACAAAGGTACGCCTACAGAAGCACATGCTTTGGAACCACCCAGACAGGGTTAGTTTAGAGTCAAAGGATGAGCAACTTGATAAGCTTCAGAAACCCCCTGTCAAGTTCAACACCCTAAAAAG GCCCCTGGATAACAACACTCCATCCCCAGTGttcttcaaagtgaaaaaaaacttcGAGGTGTCTAGCCCCTCTCACAATGGAGAGCTGACCCACCAGAGGAGTGAGAGGAAACAGCACAGCCAACCGTCAGTGCAGAGTCACCAGTCCCAGTCAGCCCAGCCTCAGTTTGAGCAATCGCAGTCACAAAGCACATCCTCTGATGCAGGGTGTAGTGAAAGCGAATGTGGCAGCCTACCGCCGTCTTACCCTGATAAAGACCCAGAACGAATGAAACACA AGCAAGGACGGAAGCAGAAAACACCGAAGAAGTTCACTGGAGAGCAGCCTTCGATCTCCGGAACATTTGGATTGAAAG GTATGACAAAAGTGGAGGAGAAGCTCAAGGCAAGCCGCGCGAAGAGGCCGGACGGGAATGGATTTAGCGAGTTGCCTCACAGAAGACCAACTTCGAATCAACACTTCGCTAAACACGCAGCCAGCACCAGTTCAG ATACAGTTCCTGACATTCAGTGGCAGAAGGCAATTTCAGAGCGAGGTGAAGTGGTGTGCCCCACCTGTTCCATCGTCACTCGGAAAACACTCCACGGCCTGAAGAAACACATGGAGATTTGCCAGAAG CTCCAAGAGGCCCTCCGATGCCACCAGTGCCACAAACAGTTCAAATCCAAGGCAGGACTCAACTACCACACCATGGCAGAACACAACTCCAAG tcCTCATGGAGTGAAGGTCAGTTGGATGACGAGTATGAGGAGAGAGAACGACTACGCCGAATTCTCAAACAGATGGGTCGAATCAAATGTCCGAGTGAG CACTGTGGAAAAACATATCGCTCCAGGGCTGTCAGGGACAACCACGTACGCACTGAGCACTCCGTAATCATCACCTCTACTATGACAGCCCCCAACAAAGACAATCGGAACGACACCAACAGCAATGCTGGCAAAGAGAGA GTCACCTTCGAGAGGTTTTCAGGAGGGAAGAGAGAGCAAAGCCAGCCCGAATGGCATATTAGAACACAGTTGGCCCGAGAGAAGGACAAGGTTAACGACAAAGACAGTCAAGTGAAGAGCAGAGTTAAGGAAAATTCAGCACAGAGTGAAAGCCTTCCAGAAGATTTTGAACGGACACCCAGTGGCAGAGTGAGGCGCCGCTCAGCTCAGGTGGCAGTGTTCCACCTTCAGGAGATAGCAGAAGATGAGCTCGCCAAAGACTGGGGCACCAAGCGTCGTATCAAGGATGACCTGGTGCCTGATAGCAAGAGG TTGAACTACACTCGCCCAGGCCTTCCCAGCTTCAGCAGGGAGCTTCTTGACAGCTGGAAGACTCAAGTCAAGGAAAATGGCTTCATCTGCTGCACCAACGAA aACTGCGAGGCTGTCTATTCCAGTGTGTCTGGACTAAAAGCTCACCTTGCTAACTGTAGCCAG GGAGGTGGAGAACTGGCAAAGTACACGTGTCTGATCTGTGAGAAGGCGTTTAATTCGGAGAGTGGCGTCAAGTACCACATAAGCAAGACACACTCACAG AATTGGTTCCGTGCGTCGGACGGTGAAGGGATTTCCAACAACAGGAATAAAGCACTGGACGACGGCATTAGGGAAGAGGTGAGGAACGGTGCCACAACTGGTAAAAAGAGGGGTCGCAAACCCAAAGAGCGTCCCCAGGTGGTTGCGCCTCTCCAAACCCAAATTGAAGCACCAAACCTCGATCAAAACTCGGCAATGGACTCGACCCAGTCCTCTGACTCAACGCAGTCCCCCACACATAGCCCTGACTTTA
- the znf512b gene encoding zinc finger protein 512B isoform X3: MENPSSTRLGKLSTPGLPRGRSSKHGHPQEPVRTVPCPENNIKHTSVCDEAAEGKRKGHPKADEQELRSIPAHLIVQWKEEFKRRSRVKCPCSGCWLEFPSIYGVKYHYQRCQGTTVAEKKSHGCPYCDAAFATKVRLQKHMLWNHPDRVSLESKDEQLDKLQKPPVKFNTLKRPLDNNTPSPVFFKVKKNFEVSSPSHNGELTHQRSERKQHSQPSVQSHQSQSAQPQFEQSQSQSTSSDAGCSESECGSLPPSYPDKDPERMKHKQGRKQKTPKKFTGEQPSISGTFGLKGMTKVEEKLKASRAKRPDGNGFSELPHRRPTSNQHFAKHAASTSSVPDIQWQKAISERGEVVCPTCSIVTRKTLHGLKKHMEICQKLQEALRCHQCHKQFKSKAGLNYHTMAEHNSKSSWSEGQLDDEYEERERLRRILKQMGRIKCPSEGCSAHFSSLMGYQYHQKRCGREFSDVEQPMFLCQHCGKTYRSRAVRDNHVRTEHSVIITSTMTAPNKDNRNDTNSNAGKERVTFERFSGGKREQSQPEWHIRTQLAREKDKVNDKDSQVKSRVKENSAQSESLPEDFERTPSGRVRRRSAQVAVFHLQEIAEDELAKDWGTKRRIKDDLVPDSKRLNYTRPGLPSFSRELLDSWKTQVKENGFICCTNENCEAVYSSVSGLKAHLANCSQGGGELAKYTCLICEKAFNSESGVKYHISKTHSQNWFRASDGEGISNNRNKALDDGIREEVRNGATTGKKRGRKPKERPQVVAPLQTQIEAPNLDQNSAMDSTQSSDSTQSPTHSPDFTDMTDPDPNRQFSGCSARQGKPKKLSLSE, from the exons CGTCTGTGTGTGATGAGGCAGCAGAGGGCAAGAGGAAAGGTCATCCTAAAGCAGATGAGCAGGAACTGAGAAGCATCCCT GCCCACTTGATCGTCCAATGGAAGGAAGAGTTTAAGCGTCGCTCCAGAGTTAAATGTCCGTGTTCAGGGTGCTGGTTAGAGTTTCCCAGCATATATGGTGTAAAGTACCACTATCAGCGATGCCAGGGG acCACAGTAGCTGAGAAGAAGAGTCACGGCTGTCCGTATTGTGATGCAGCGTTTGCAACAAAGGTACGCCTACAGAAGCACATGCTTTGGAACCACCCAGACAGGGTTAGTTTAGAGTCAAAGGATGAGCAACTTGATAAGCTTCAGAAACCCCCTGTCAAGTTCAACACCCTAAAAAG GCCCCTGGATAACAACACTCCATCCCCAGTGttcttcaaagtgaaaaaaaacttcGAGGTGTCTAGCCCCTCTCACAATGGAGAGCTGACCCACCAGAGGAGTGAGAGGAAACAGCACAGCCAACCGTCAGTGCAGAGTCACCAGTCCCAGTCAGCCCAGCCTCAGTTTGAGCAATCGCAGTCACAAAGCACATCCTCTGATGCAGGGTGTAGTGAAAGCGAATGTGGCAGCCTACCGCCGTCTTACCCTGATAAAGACCCAGAACGAATGAAACACA AGCAAGGACGGAAGCAGAAAACACCGAAGAAGTTCACTGGAGAGCAGCCTTCGATCTCCGGAACATTTGGATTGAAAG GTATGACAAAAGTGGAGGAGAAGCTCAAGGCAAGCCGCGCGAAGAGGCCGGACGGGAATGGATTTAGCGAGTTGCCTCACAGAAGACCAACTTCGAATCAACACTTCGCTAAACACGCAGCCAGCACCAGTTCAG TTCCTGACATTCAGTGGCAGAAGGCAATTTCAGAGCGAGGTGAAGTGGTGTGCCCCACCTGTTCCATCGTCACTCGGAAAACACTCCACGGCCTGAAGAAACACATGGAGATTTGCCAGAAG CTCCAAGAGGCCCTCCGATGCCACCAGTGCCACAAACAGTTCAAATCCAAGGCAGGACTCAACTACCACACCATGGCAGAACACAACTCCAAG tcCTCATGGAGTGAAGGTCAGTTGGATGACGAGTATGAGGAGAGAGAACGACTACGCCGAATTCTCAAACAGATGGGTCGAATCAAATGTCCGAGTGAG GGCTGTTCAGCTCACTTCTCCAGTCTAATGGGCTACCAGTACCACCAGAAGCGTTGTGGACGTGAGTTCTCTGATGTTGAGCAACCCATGTTTTTGTGCCAGCACTGTGGAAAAACATATCGCTCCAGGGCTGTCAGGGACAACCACGTACGCACTGAGCACTCCGTAATCATCACCTCTACTATGACAGCCCCCAACAAAGACAATCGGAACGACACCAACAGCAATGCTGGCAAAGAGAGA GTCACCTTCGAGAGGTTTTCAGGAGGGAAGAGAGAGCAAAGCCAGCCCGAATGGCATATTAGAACACAGTTGGCCCGAGAGAAGGACAAGGTTAACGACAAAGACAGTCAAGTGAAGAGCAGAGTTAAGGAAAATTCAGCACAGAGTGAAAGCCTTCCAGAAGATTTTGAACGGACACCCAGTGGCAGAGTGAGGCGCCGCTCAGCTCAGGTGGCAGTGTTCCACCTTCAGGAGATAGCAGAAGATGAGCTCGCCAAAGACTGGGGCACCAAGCGTCGTATCAAGGATGACCTGGTGCCTGATAGCAAGAGG TTGAACTACACTCGCCCAGGCCTTCCCAGCTTCAGCAGGGAGCTTCTTGACAGCTGGAAGACTCAAGTCAAGGAAAATGGCTTCATCTGCTGCACCAACGAA aACTGCGAGGCTGTCTATTCCAGTGTGTCTGGACTAAAAGCTCACCTTGCTAACTGTAGCCAG GGAGGTGGAGAACTGGCAAAGTACACGTGTCTGATCTGTGAGAAGGCGTTTAATTCGGAGAGTGGCGTCAAGTACCACATAAGCAAGACACACTCACAG AATTGGTTCCGTGCGTCGGACGGTGAAGGGATTTCCAACAACAGGAATAAAGCACTGGACGACGGCATTAGGGAAGAGGTGAGGAACGGTGCCACAACTGGTAAAAAGAGGGGTCGCAAACCCAAAGAGCGTCCCCAGGTGGTTGCGCCTCTCCAAACCCAAATTGAAGCACCAAACCTCGATCAAAACTCGGCAATGGACTCGACCCAGTCCTCTGACTCAACGCAGTCCCCCACACATAGCCCTGACTTTA
- the znf512b gene encoding zinc finger protein 512B isoform X1: MENPSSTRLGKLSTPGLPRGRSSKHGHPQEPVRTVPCPENNIKHTSVCDEAAEGKRKGHPKADEQELRSIPAHLIVQWKEEFKRRSRVKCPCSGCWLEFPSIYGVKYHYQRCQGTTVAEKKSHGCPYCDAAFATKVRLQKHMLWNHPDRVSLESKDEQLDKLQKPPVKFNTLKRPLDNNTPSPVFFKVKKNFEVSSPSHNGELTHQRSERKQHSQPSVQSHQSQSAQPQFEQSQSQSTSSDAGCSESECGSLPPSYPDKDPERMKHKQGRKQKTPKKFTGEQPSISGTFGLKGMTKVEEKLKASRAKRPDGNGFSELPHRRPTSNQHFAKHAASTSSDTVPDIQWQKAISERGEVVCPTCSIVTRKTLHGLKKHMEICQKLQEALRCHQCHKQFKSKAGLNYHTMAEHNSKSSWSEGQLDDEYEERERLRRILKQMGRIKCPSEGCSAHFSSLMGYQYHQKRCGREFSDVEQPMFLCQHCGKTYRSRAVRDNHVRTEHSVIITSTMTAPNKDNRNDTNSNAGKERVTFERFSGGKREQSQPEWHIRTQLAREKDKVNDKDSQVKSRVKENSAQSESLPEDFERTPSGRVRRRSAQVAVFHLQEIAEDELAKDWGTKRRIKDDLVPDSKRLNYTRPGLPSFSRELLDSWKTQVKENGFICCTNENCEAVYSSVSGLKAHLANCSQGGGELAKYTCLICEKAFNSESGVKYHISKTHSQNWFRASDGEGISNNRNKALDDGIREEVRNGATTGKKRGRKPKERPQVVAPLQTQIEAPNLDQNSAMDSTQSSDSTQSPTHSPDFTDMTDPDPNRQFSGCSARQGKPKKLSLSE, encoded by the exons CGTCTGTGTGTGATGAGGCAGCAGAGGGCAAGAGGAAAGGTCATCCTAAAGCAGATGAGCAGGAACTGAGAAGCATCCCT GCCCACTTGATCGTCCAATGGAAGGAAGAGTTTAAGCGTCGCTCCAGAGTTAAATGTCCGTGTTCAGGGTGCTGGTTAGAGTTTCCCAGCATATATGGTGTAAAGTACCACTATCAGCGATGCCAGGGG acCACAGTAGCTGAGAAGAAGAGTCACGGCTGTCCGTATTGTGATGCAGCGTTTGCAACAAAGGTACGCCTACAGAAGCACATGCTTTGGAACCACCCAGACAGGGTTAGTTTAGAGTCAAAGGATGAGCAACTTGATAAGCTTCAGAAACCCCCTGTCAAGTTCAACACCCTAAAAAG GCCCCTGGATAACAACACTCCATCCCCAGTGttcttcaaagtgaaaaaaaacttcGAGGTGTCTAGCCCCTCTCACAATGGAGAGCTGACCCACCAGAGGAGTGAGAGGAAACAGCACAGCCAACCGTCAGTGCAGAGTCACCAGTCCCAGTCAGCCCAGCCTCAGTTTGAGCAATCGCAGTCACAAAGCACATCCTCTGATGCAGGGTGTAGTGAAAGCGAATGTGGCAGCCTACCGCCGTCTTACCCTGATAAAGACCCAGAACGAATGAAACACA AGCAAGGACGGAAGCAGAAAACACCGAAGAAGTTCACTGGAGAGCAGCCTTCGATCTCCGGAACATTTGGATTGAAAG GTATGACAAAAGTGGAGGAGAAGCTCAAGGCAAGCCGCGCGAAGAGGCCGGACGGGAATGGATTTAGCGAGTTGCCTCACAGAAGACCAACTTCGAATCAACACTTCGCTAAACACGCAGCCAGCACCAGTTCAG ATACAGTTCCTGACATTCAGTGGCAGAAGGCAATTTCAGAGCGAGGTGAAGTGGTGTGCCCCACCTGTTCCATCGTCACTCGGAAAACACTCCACGGCCTGAAGAAACACATGGAGATTTGCCAGAAG CTCCAAGAGGCCCTCCGATGCCACCAGTGCCACAAACAGTTCAAATCCAAGGCAGGACTCAACTACCACACCATGGCAGAACACAACTCCAAG tcCTCATGGAGTGAAGGTCAGTTGGATGACGAGTATGAGGAGAGAGAACGACTACGCCGAATTCTCAAACAGATGGGTCGAATCAAATGTCCGAGTGAG GGCTGTTCAGCTCACTTCTCCAGTCTAATGGGCTACCAGTACCACCAGAAGCGTTGTGGACGTGAGTTCTCTGATGTTGAGCAACCCATGTTTTTGTGCCAGCACTGTGGAAAAACATATCGCTCCAGGGCTGTCAGGGACAACCACGTACGCACTGAGCACTCCGTAATCATCACCTCTACTATGACAGCCCCCAACAAAGACAATCGGAACGACACCAACAGCAATGCTGGCAAAGAGAGA GTCACCTTCGAGAGGTTTTCAGGAGGGAAGAGAGAGCAAAGCCAGCCCGAATGGCATATTAGAACACAGTTGGCCCGAGAGAAGGACAAGGTTAACGACAAAGACAGTCAAGTGAAGAGCAGAGTTAAGGAAAATTCAGCACAGAGTGAAAGCCTTCCAGAAGATTTTGAACGGACACCCAGTGGCAGAGTGAGGCGCCGCTCAGCTCAGGTGGCAGTGTTCCACCTTCAGGAGATAGCAGAAGATGAGCTCGCCAAAGACTGGGGCACCAAGCGTCGTATCAAGGATGACCTGGTGCCTGATAGCAAGAGG TTGAACTACACTCGCCCAGGCCTTCCCAGCTTCAGCAGGGAGCTTCTTGACAGCTGGAAGACTCAAGTCAAGGAAAATGGCTTCATCTGCTGCACCAACGAA aACTGCGAGGCTGTCTATTCCAGTGTGTCTGGACTAAAAGCTCACCTTGCTAACTGTAGCCAG GGAGGTGGAGAACTGGCAAAGTACACGTGTCTGATCTGTGAGAAGGCGTTTAATTCGGAGAGTGGCGTCAAGTACCACATAAGCAAGACACACTCACAG AATTGGTTCCGTGCGTCGGACGGTGAAGGGATTTCCAACAACAGGAATAAAGCACTGGACGACGGCATTAGGGAAGAGGTGAGGAACGGTGCCACAACTGGTAAAAAGAGGGGTCGCAAACCCAAAGAGCGTCCCCAGGTGGTTGCGCCTCTCCAAACCCAAATTGAAGCACCAAACCTCGATCAAAACTCGGCAATGGACTCGACCCAGTCCTCTGACTCAACGCAGTCCCCCACACATAGCCCTGACTTTA